A portion of the Myxococcus guangdongensis genome contains these proteins:
- a CDS encoding alpha/beta fold hydrolase, producing the protein MSGPLPYSGSEYWKNYLLRWYGGEETLRQWTRHVRESTYRGQHRTHALDLYPGASPERPVIILVPGSVSYGRLFAYPALLLRELGYNVITFDFEGCGLDRQGLGDYTLEAHVKNLVDVIQRARQEFKGPVVTFGLSFGGMTSYLAAERTPVDVMAWYACVDPSDREFIQTEFSPGKAMPLVVSLFRGLAKLLPKVRVPVKAFLQYSRLSDSVDFNDAYGKDPLVGGSCTLRAMVSVMSDYKKSVPFGAARFPFLVMHDRQDRMFPMKYSRKTYEQLGDIPKAYVELAGQGHWPTSPEGMKALISPLDTFLQGLPLGQRAVGT; encoded by the coding sequence GTGAGCGGCCCGCTGCCCTACTCGGGGTCCGAGTACTGGAAGAACTACCTGCTGCGCTGGTACGGCGGCGAGGAGACGCTGCGGCAGTGGACGCGGCACGTGCGCGAGAGCACGTACCGTGGACAGCACCGCACGCACGCGCTGGACCTCTATCCGGGAGCCAGTCCCGAGCGGCCCGTCATCATCCTGGTGCCGGGCTCGGTGTCCTACGGGCGGCTCTTCGCCTACCCGGCGCTGCTCTTGCGCGAGCTGGGCTACAACGTCATCACCTTCGACTTCGAGGGCTGTGGCCTGGACCGCCAGGGCCTGGGCGACTACACGCTCGAGGCGCACGTGAAGAACCTGGTGGACGTCATCCAGCGCGCACGCCAGGAGTTCAAGGGCCCCGTCGTCACCTTCGGCCTGAGCTTCGGCGGCATGACGTCCTATCTCGCCGCCGAGCGCACGCCGGTGGACGTCATGGCCTGGTACGCCTGCGTGGACCCGAGTGATCGCGAGTTCATCCAGACGGAGTTCAGCCCCGGCAAGGCGATGCCGCTGGTGGTGAGCCTCTTCCGGGGGCTCGCGAAGCTGCTGCCCAAGGTGCGCGTGCCGGTGAAGGCGTTCCTCCAGTACTCGCGGCTGTCGGACTCGGTCGACTTCAACGACGCGTACGGCAAGGACCCGCTGGTGGGCGGCAGCTGCACGCTGAGGGCGATGGTCAGCGTGATGTCCGACTACAAGAAGAGCGTCCCCTTCGGAGCCGCGCGCTTCCCGTTCCTGGTCATGCATGACCGGCAGGACCGGATGTTCCCCATGAAGTACAGCCGCAAGACGTACGAGCAGCTCGGGGACATCCCCAAGGCGTACGTGGAGCTGGCGGGGCAGGGCCACTGGCCCACGTCGCCCGAGGGGATGAAGGCGCTCATCTCCCCGCTCGACACCTTCCTTCAGGGCCTCCCCCTGGGGCAGAGGGCCGTGGGCACCTGA